A portion of the Glycine max cultivar Williams 82 chromosome 10, Glycine_max_v4.0, whole genome shotgun sequence genome contains these proteins:
- the LOC102662389 gene encoding uncharacterized protein At2g29880: MGDSQENNKGKSRDKDNYVSWTMEDTNELLHLLVDAMNRGLRDANGSLSKQNVERIILPQLNAKTKFPKTYSHYLSRMKWFRNQYNMMSTLMRNNSGFGWDPIGKTFTAHEDVWKDYLKLS; encoded by the coding sequence ATGGGGGAttcacaagaaaataacaaaggaaAGAGTAGAGACAAAGATAATTATGTATCTTGGACTATGGAAGATACCAATGAGTTGTTGCACCTCTTGGTGGATGCTATGAATAGGGGATTGCGTGATGCCAATGGGTCACTTAGCAAACAAAATGTAGAACGAATAATACTTCCTCAACTCAATGCAAAAACTAAATTCCCTAAAACTTATAGTCATTATTTGAGTCGGATGAAGTGGTTTCGAAACCAGTATAACATGATGTCAACCCTTATGCGCAACAACTCTGGCTTTGGATGGGACCCAATTGGAAAAACTTTCACTGCTCATGAGGATGTATGGAAAGATTACTTAAAGCTGAGCTAA
- the LOC100804116 gene encoding aminodeoxychorismate synthase, chloroplastic produces MNSSLRLFSSELTCPASESTQNANVNFLLSRPSLRVSCFVKKGGDARVRVSNRDGRKTKAVVCCQLMHSHKEESDERKRRLQVVPVPVQKADFVRTLLIDNYDSYTYNIFQELSIINGVPPVVIQNDDWTWEELCHYLYKENAFDNIVISPGPGSPACPEDIGICLQLLLKCWDIPILGVCLGHQALGYVHGAQVVHASEPIHGRLSEVEHNGCQLFRDIPSGKNYGFKVVRYHSLVIDSESLPAELIPIAWTSSTSTLPFIGSKDFGKSNTHEAQPDQSISIDPLLAKVGNGSSNHFDYGKTRSARVLMGIRHSTRPHYGVQFHPESVATCYGSQIFKNFREITDDYWLRFRSSFKETHAYSDACMQVSSANRLYREVCRSISTENNAVDQLKEIVHADRHLEYNKAEMKHLEMFNMVNTHHATTGYKCLKLKWRKFGHLAGQVGGAKGIFCGLFGLEAENTFWLDSSSTEKGRARFSFMGGKGGSLWKQLVFRLSHQSDGSSKGGGYLSTEDSQGSAETIFLEEGFLDFLNRELQSYRYDKNEYEGLPFDFHGGYIGYIGYNLKVECGVKSNRHKSKTPDACFFFADNLVAIDHKNDDVYILAIHEESSSITQWLNDTEEKLLSLNGSVRMALERQKSLPLTFSSCKVGFAAEKSKEQYIEDVKKCLNYIKDGESYELCLTTQIRKSIEELNSLELYLHLRERNPAPYAAWLNFSKVDLSICCSSPERFLQLDRKNILEAKPIKGTIARGATEEEDEQLKFKLQFSEKDQAENLMIVDLLRNDLGRVCDPGSVHVPRLMDVESYATVHTMVSTIRGKKRSDVSAVDCVKAAFPGGSMTGAPKLRSMELLDSIESCSRGIYSGCIGFFSYNQAFDLNIVIRTVIVHEGEASIGAGGAIVALSNPEDEYEEMVLKTKAPTRAVMHFA; encoded by the exons ATGAATTCGTCTCTGcgtttgttttcttccgagctCACCTGTCCTGCGAGTGAATCCACGCAAAACGCGAATGTGAACTTCCTTCTGTCAAGACCATCATTAAGGGTTTCTTGTTTCGTTAAGAAAGGTGGTGATGCTCGAGTAAGAGTAAGTAATCGCGATGGAAGGAAAACGAAGGCGGTGGTTTGTTGCCAATTGATGCATAGCCACAAGGAGGAGTCGgatgagagaaagagaaggctACAGGTGGTGCCTGTGCCTGTGCAGAAGGCAGATTTTGTGAGGACATTGTTGATTGACAACTATGACAGTTACACTTATAATATATTCCAGGAACTATCTATTATTAATGGCG TGCCTCCTGTGGTGATCCAAAATGATGATTGGACATGGGAAGAACTTTGCCATTACTTATACAAAGAAAATGCTTTTGATAATATTGTAATATCACCTGGACCCGGTTCTCCAGCATGCCCGGAAGATATAG GCATTTGTCTTCAGCTGTTGCTTAAGTGCTGGGATATTCCTATTCTGGGTGTTTGCCTAGGACACCag gcaTTAGGTTATGTGCATGGAGCTCAAGTTGTCCATGCATCTGAACCAATCCATGGTCGTTTGAG TGAAGTTGAGCACAACGGCTGCCAGCTTTTTCGTGATATACCTTCTGGTAAAAATTATGGATTCAAG GTGGTTCGATATCATTCACTGGTTATAGATTCTGAATCACTTCCTGCAGAGCTCATTCCAATAGCATGGACCTCTTCCACTAGCACACTTCCATTTATTGGGTCCAAAGATTTTGGCAAGTCCAATACTCATGAAGCTCAGCCAGATCAAAGCATTTCCATTGATCCTCTTTTAGCTAAAGTAGGAAATGGaagttcaaaccattttgaTTATGGAAAAACTAGAAGTGCAAGAGTTCTTATGGGAATCAGGCATTCTACAAGACCACACTATGGTGTGCAG TTTCATCCTGAAAGTGTTGCAACCTGCTATGGGAGTCAAATATTCAAGAATTTTAGGGAGATTACAGATGATTATTGGCTGAGATTTAGGTCATCATTCAAGGAAACACATGCATATTCTGATG CATGCATGCAGGTTTCAAGTGCTAATAGACTCTACAGAGAGGTTTGCAGAAGTATTAGCACAGAGAATAATGCAGTGGATCAGTTAAAAGAAATAGTTCATGCAGATAGACATTTGGAATATAATAAAGCTGAGATGAAGCATTTAGAAATGTTCAACATGGTAAATACTCATCATGCAACCACTGGTTATAAGTGTTTGAAGTTGAAATGGAGGAAATTTGGTCACTTGGCTGGTCAAGTTGGTGGAGCAAAAGGTATATTTTGTGGGTTGTTTGGACTTGAAGCTGAAAACACCTTTTGGTTGGATAGTTCCTCCACAGAGAAG GGAAGAGCACGCTTTTCATTTATGGGAGGAAAAGGCGGATCACTTTGGAAGCAGTTAGTGTTCAGATTGTCCCATCAAAG TGATGGGAGTTCAAAAGGAGGTGGTTATTTGTCAACTGAAGATTCTCAAGGTTCTgctgaaacaatatttttggaagaaggttttcttgattttttgaaCAGG GAGCTTCAATCATATCGTtatgataaaaatgaatatgAAGGCTTGCCATTTGATTTTCACGGTGGATATATTGGTTACATTGG GTATAACCTCAAAGTTGAGTGTGGTGTGAAATCGAACCGTCACAAATCTAAAACTCCTGATGCATGCTTTTTCTTTGCTGATAATCTTGTAGCTATTGACCACAAAAATGATGATGTTTATATATTGGCTATACATGAAGAAAGTTCAAGTATTACACAGTGGTTGAATGACACAGAGGAGAAACTTCTGAGCTTAAATGGCTCTGTGAGAATGGCTTTGGAAAGACAAAAGTCTCTTCCTTTAACTTTTTCCTCATGTAAGGTTGGTTTTGCagctgaaaaatctaaagagcAGTACATTGAGGATGTTAAGAAGTGTCTAAACTACATTAAAGATGGAGAAAGCTATGAGTTATGCCTCACAACTCAGATAAGGAAATCGATTGAGGAATTGAATTCCCTTGAACTTTATCTGCATTTGAGAGAAAGGAATCCGGCACCTTATGCTGCTTGGCTTAATTTTTCAAAGGTGGATCTGAGTATTTGCTGTTCTTCTCCTGAGAGGTTCCTGCAGTTGGATAGGAAGAATATACTAGAAGCTAAGCCCATCAAGGGAACGATAGCTCGTGGTGCTACTGAAGAGGAAGATGagcaactaaaatttaaattacagtTCAG CGAAAAGGATCAGGCTGAAAACCTGATGATTGTTGACCTTCTAAGGAATGACCTTGGCCGTGTTTGTGATCCTGGATCTGTTCATGTGCCACGTCTCATGGATGTGGAATCATATGCAACTGTTCACACAATGGTGAGTACTATTCGTGGGAAGAAGCGGTCAGATGTCAGTGCTGTAGACTGTGTCAAAGCTGCATTTCCTGGTGGTTCAATGACAGGTGCACCTAAGTTGAGATCAATGGAACTTCTTGATTCTATTGAAAGTTGTTCTCGAGGTATCTACTCAGGCTGTATTGGATTTTTCTCATATAATCAAGCATTTGATCTAAATATTGTGATAAGAACAGTCATTGTACACGAGGGTGAAGCTTCAATAGGAGCTGGAGGGGCAATTGTTGCTCTGTCAAACCCTGAAGACGAGTATGAAGAGATGGTTTTGAAGACAAAAGCCCCAACAAGGGCTGTGATGCATTTTGCTTAG